From the Cyclopterus lumpus isolate fCycLum1 chromosome 25, fCycLum1.pri, whole genome shotgun sequence genome, one window contains:
- the tpbgb gene encoding trophoblast glycoprotein b produces MRLLSTSCGGIRVKTRASATMHFLFLLAAALSCHGCPDKCLCFSQTVKCQNQELDAIPHSLPANTKSLFVTGNNISRVDVDSFPTRLQMLTDLYLSGNEMESVDAMVFDNLPNLVQLDLSNNRIQTFSDRAFPEDNKVQFLNLSRSIHNHSFMDVVLGVLQSRNLVQLTALDLSNNDLVILPDDLFVGLPNLVSLSLQNSSILSVQNGTLRVPPLRDLDLRDNSLRDLPFATLAELSLKPALSVRLAGNPWRCDCLFEDMLLWLKNTTQVADAQNLTCADPKALRRLPLLRVEHSQLKCSGDMEGVLETSYVFLGLVLALIGVIFLLVLYLNRKGIKRWMYNIRDACRDHMEGYHYRYEINSDPRLANLSINSDV; encoded by the coding sequence ATGCGCCTGTTGAGCACGTCGTGCGGGGGCATCCGAGTGAAAACACGCGCGTCCGCGACGATgcactttctcttcctcctcgcgGCCGCGCTGTCCTGCCACGGCTGTCCCGACAAATGCTTGTGCTTCTCGCAAACTGTGAAATGCCAAAACCAGGAGCTGGACGCGATTCCGCATTCCTTGCCGGCCAATACCAAGTCGCTGTTCGTCACCGGAAACAACATCTCACGCGTCGACGTGGACTCCTTCCCGACCCGCCTGCAGATGCTGACAGACCTCTATCTCAGTGGGAATGAGATGGAGTCCGTGGACGCGATGGTGTTTGACAACCTGCCGAACCTTGTGCAGCTGGACCTGAGCAACAACCGGATCCAGACTTTCAGTGACAGGGCCTTCCCAGAGGATAATAAAGTGCAGTTCCTGAACCTCAGCAGGTCCATCCACAATCACTCCTTCATGGACGTGGTCCTCGGCGTCCTACAGAGCAGGAACCTCGTCCAGCTGACGGCCCTGGACCTGTCCAACAACGACCTTGTGATTCTCCCGGACGACTTGTTCGTTGGCCTCCCCAACCTGGTCAGCCTGAGCCTGCAGAACAGCTCCATCCTCTCGGTGCAGAACGGGACGCTGAGGGTGCCGCCGCTGCGCGACCTCGACCTGAGGGACAACAGCCTGCGGGACCTGCCCTTCGCCACCCTGGCCGAGCTCAGCCTCAAGCCCGCTCTGAGCGTCCGGCTGGCGGGGAACCCCTGGCGCTGCGACTGCCTCTTCGAGGACATGCTGCTGTGGCTGAAGAACACCACTCAGGTCGCCGATGCTCAGAATCTGACCTGCGCTGACCCCAAGGCCCTGAGGCGCCTGCCACTCCTGCGGGTGGAGCATTCGCAGCTGAAGTGTTCGGGCGACATGGAGGGCGTGCTGGAGACCTCGTATGTGTTCCTGGGGCTGGTGCTGGCGCTGATCGGCGTCATATTCCTGCTGGTGCTCTACCTGAACAGAAAGGGCATCAAGCGGTGGATGTACAACATCCGGGACGCATGTAGGGACCATATGGAGGGGTACCATTACAGGTATGAGATCAACTCTGACCCGCGTTTGGCCAACCTAAGCATCAATTCAGATGTGTGA
- the ibtk gene encoding LOW QUALITY PROTEIN: inhibitor of Bruton tyrosine kinase (The sequence of the model RefSeq protein was modified relative to this genomic sequence to represent the inferred CDS: deleted 1 base in 1 codon), with amino-acid sequence MTPALPDCTPKCRSQQHADEVVAALTGGSEGRLRAFLTSHCHNATTLRDAFGRTALHLASSLGKKTLLEWLLESKNADLMGKDKESGWTAVHRSAFYGHIHCLISLVKHGGLLSTHDKEGLSVLDLTMKDRPTHVVFKNTDPTEVYTWGNNTNFSLGHGNQESRHHPELVDVFARTGVYIKQVVLCKFHSVFLSQKGRVFTCGHGLGGRLGHGDEQTYLVPRMVEGLMSHHCSQVAAAKDHTVVLTEEGYVYTFGLNTFHQLGLAPPPASAHVPKQVFSKTLKGRTVIGVAAGRFHTVLWTREAVYTMGLNGGQLGYLLDPNGEKCVTAPRQVSALHHKDVTIAMAAASDGATVVVTEKGDVYLLADYQCKKMASRQLNIKKVLVSGGSLDHRVIPQILNEGGGEKLAILALDEAGRVFCWRSSCSSVRQCRWAYGRQVFMSDIALGKNGMMFVTQEGEGFNGVWAGEYRTYGEKKEGNVEVCGHSDAGTLYERIRLEKLPYVHRAVSITMDSKGRNFGALQSDPKTSLYEIPSISPSSFFQHFRSLLDEADEMDGIHDVTLQAGDRTFPAHKYILSMRSEFFRKQFISEHELDEEPDVEVRKSEDAVGCDLIILEKITPDMLEYALHFIYTDSCDLLVHGARPRVSGASLGQNQDFERERLISSLQDLSLRGRSALEVYRSLPPATQGNGDNAKSKCTKPGKKGKGGKGDKVGPNEGGANPVKTFQGVAKKLGLGSLSARLDGVKYESGKINVINKKAGHKPKFYQKKCSYLCDVTLKSEDGKEFPCHKSVLCARLEYFNSMLGNPWIEATSCSALEMPTSAAILQVILEYIYTDESHTIKESLNVEFVCNVLVVADQLLITRLKEMCEVVITENLTLKNGAELLEFATMYNAEQLKLSCLQFIVINMAALLETKALDILSDEVLVELSAAYRRMIPAMQRRIITPYPGAPDLSVYEDLDSAFSPEPEAELDHSCREILLKKAKMKAKKKPRRRSDSSGGYTLSNIIQSPPAAVVSLCLVKSGRANSTESLQELLTSDSEGSYVGAGSPRDMQSPVFHDKAEEDKAFSQRLKTPPSNPTSLRESLPAPPNSAPQTIPKVLPCPARPPPVLDLRTIMDMEANSLQTLGATPKSPGSVSASIKHSPVLTKMSQKQRKMLAMANKEASVEFTAESAASKPTPAVTPSKSSGKAWATAIQSPPSSGSFRALLEEESRLIRAGQTAAQMGQQGAQVSPVTATSATKRVKFKCAESSEPERPTGPWVLGAVSSPPPSSLVTFASIVEEEKEQEAALIRSREKPLALIQIEERAIQDLLCHYKAHDNPDELIVVERSSRGPMAAPTWNKH; translated from the exons atgacTCCAGCACTGCCGGACTGCACCCCAAAATGCCGCTCGCAGCAGCATGCAGACGAGGTGGTAGCGGCATTGACGGGCGGCTCTGAGGGTCGACTGCGGGCGTTCTTGACCTCGCACTGCCACAATGCAACCACCTTGAGGGATGCCTTTGGTCGCACAGCCCTGCACCTGGCATCCTCGCTGGGAAAGAAGACCCTACTGGAGTGGCTGCTGGAGAGCAAGAATGCTGATCTAATGGGGAAGGATAAGGAGTCCGGCTGGACCGCTGTACATCGCAGCGCTTTCTATGGACATATCCACTGTCTCATATCGCTGGTCAAG CATGGAGGACTTCTCTCCACACATGACAAGGAGGGTCTCTCTGTCCTGGACCTTACAATGAAGGATAGACCAACACATGTTGTGTTCAAAAACACTG ACCCAACTGAAGTATACACATGGGGAAACAATACTAATTTCAGTCTCGGGCATGGTAATCAGGAGAGCCGACACCACCCTGAGCTTGTGGATGTGTTCGCCAGGACTGGGGTTTACATCAAGCAG GTGGTCCTGTGCAAGTTCCACTCTGTGTTCCTGTCCCAGAAAGGCCGGGTCTTCACCTGTGGGCATGGACTGGGAGGACGGCTTGGCCATGGAGATGAACAGACTTATCTG GTTCCTCGCATGGTGGAGGGCCTGATGTCCCACCACTGCTCCCAGGTGGCGGCAGCTAAAGACCACACAGTGGTGCTGACTGAAGAAGGCTACGTTTACACTTTTGGCCTCAACACCTTCCACCAGCTTGgtctggctcctcctcctgcctccgcCCACGTCCCTAAACAG GTGTTCTCCAAGACGCTGAAAGGCAGGACAGTGATTGGAGTTGCAGCAGGAAGGTTCCACACAGTGCTGTGGACCAGGGAGGCCGTCTACACAATGGGACTCAACGGAGGCCAGCTGG GTTACTTGCTGGATCCTAATGGAGAAAAGTGCGTGACAGCCCCCCGGCAGGTGTCTGCTCTGCACCACAAGGATGTCACCATCGCGATGGCGGCAGCTAGTGATGGAGCAACGGTGGTCGTGACGGAGAAGGGCGACGTCTACTTGTTGGCTGACTACCAGTGCAAGAAAATGGCTTCGAG gcAGCTGAACATCAAGAAGGTTCTGGTCAGCGGGGGGAGTCTGGACCACCGTGTGATTCCACAGATCCTAaacgagggaggaggggaaaagcTGGCCATCTTGGCATTGGATGAAGCTGGAAGG GTGTTTTGCTGGCGGTCCTCTTGCAGCTCTGTGAGACAGTGCCGGTGGGCGTACGGGCGTCAGGTTTTCATGTCGGACATCGCTCTCGGCAAGAATGGCATGATGTTTGTGACTCAGGAGGGGGAGGGCTTCAATGGCGTGTGGGCTGGAGAGTATAGGACGTACGGGGAGAAGAAAG AGGGCAATGTGGAGGTGTGTGGCCATTCAGATGCTGGGACACTGTATGAGCGGATCCGCCTGGAGAAACTCCCGTATGTCCACAGAGCTGTCAGCATCACCATGGACTCTAAAGGCCGAAACTTTGGAGCGCTTCAGTCCGACCCCAAAACGAG CTTGTACGAGATCCCCAGCATTTCTCCGTCCTCCTTCTTCCAACACTTTCGGAGCCTTCTGGACGAGGCCGACGAAATGGACGGCATCCACGACGTGACCCTCCAGGCCGGCGATCGCACCTTCCCCGCCCACAAGTACATCCTATCCATGCGGTCCGAGTTCTTCCGGAAGCAGTTCATATCCGAGCATGAACTGGACGAGGAACCTGACGTGGAAGTGAGGAAGAGCGAGGATGCCGTGGGCTGCGATTTAATCATTTTGGAGAAGATCACGCCGGACATGCTGGAATACGCTCTGCACTTCATCTACACGGACTCCTGCGATCTGCTGGTCCACGGAGCCCGGCCGCGAGTCTCTGGAGCCTCGCTGGGGCAAAACCag GACTTCGAGCGGGAGAGGCTTATCAGCAGCCTGCAGGATTTGAGCCTGAGAGGCCGTTCAGCGCTCGAGGTGTACCGCTCCCTTCCCCCCGCGACCCAAGGAAACGGTGACAATGCAAAGAGCAAGTGCACCAAGCCTGGCAAGAAGGGGAAAGGAGGCAAAGGTGACAAGGTCGGGCCCAACGAGGGAGGGGCTAACCCAGTGAAAACCTTCCAGggtgttgca aaaaaactggGCCTGGGAAGCTTGTCTGCACG GCTGGATGGAGTCAAATATGAAAGTGGGAAGATCAACGTTATAAACAAGAAAGCCGGCCACAAGCCCAAGTTCTACCAGAAGAAATG CTCCTATCTTTGTGATGTTACTCTGAAATCTGAAGATGGTAAAGAGTTTCCATGTCACAAGAGTGTCCTCTGTGCAAGACTAG AATACTTCAATAGTATGCTTGGAAACCCCTGGATTGAG GCCACCTCGTGCTCTGCACTGGAGATGCCTACCAGCGCTGCGATTCTGCAGGTCATTCTAGAGTATATTTACACGGATGAGTCCCACACCATCAAAG AGTCTTTGAATGTGGAGTTTGTCTGCAACGTATTGGTTGTGGCCGACCAGCTGCTCATCACACGACTGAAGGAGATGTGCGAAGTCGTCATCACCGAGAACT TGACTCTGAAGAACGGCGCAGAGCTGCTGGAGTTTGCCACCATGTACAACGCGGAGCAGCTGAAACTCTCCTGTCTCCAGTTCATAGTGATCAACATGGCCGCCCTGCTGGAGACCAA AGCGCTGGATATTCTTAGTGATGAAGTGCTCGTGGAGCTTTCTGCAGCCTACAGGAGGATG atCCCAGCCATGCAGAGGAGGATCATCACTCCGTATCCCGGCGCCCCAGACCTCAGTGTGTATGAGGATTTGGACTCGGCATTCAGCCCCGAACCAGAAGCAGAACTGGATCACTCCTGCAG agaaaTCCTGTTAAAGAAGGCCAAGATGAAGGCAAAAAAGAAACCACGGCGACGCTCTGACAGCTCAGGAGGCTACACTCTCTCTAATATCATTCAAAGTCCCCCTGCTGCAG tgGTCTCCCTGTGCCTGGTAAAGTCAGGCAGGGCTAACTCAACAGAGTCCCTGCAAGAGCTGCTCACATCCGACTCGGAGGGCAGCTACGTGGGGGCGGGCAGTCCCCGAGACATGCAGTCACCCGTCTTCCATGACAAAGCCGAG GAAGACAAGGCTTTCAGTCAGAGGCTAAAGACGCCACCCAGCAACCCGACCTCCCTGAGGGAGTCCCTCCCAGCTCCCCCCAACTCTGCTCCACAAACCATCCCCAAGGTCCTTCCCTG TCCTGCACGTCCACCCCCAGTCCTGGATCTGAGGACCATCATGGATATGGAGGCCAACTCTCTGCAGACCCTCGGAGCAACTCCTAAAAGCCCTGGAAG TGTCAGCGCCAGCATCAAGCACTCCCCTGTTCTCACGAAAATGTCCCAGAAGCAGAGGAAGATGTTGGCCATGGCCAACAAGGAGGCCAGTGTGGAGTTCACTGCGGAGTCCGCTGCATCCAAACCAACCCCCGCGGTCACCCCGTCAAAAAGCAGTGGGAAGGCCTG GGCAACAGCGATCCAGTCCCCGCCCTCCTCGGGCTCCTTTCGAgcgctgctggaggaggagagccgCTTGATCAGAGCGGGACAAACGGCAGCCCAGATGGGCCAACAAGGTGCCCAGGTGTCCCCTGTCACCGCCACCTCCGCAACCAAGAGGGTCAAGTTCAAATGCGCCGAGAGCAGTGAGCCTGAGCGACCCACTgg GCCCTGGGTGCTGGGAGCAGTAAGCagccctcccccctcctccctggtGACCTTTGCCTCCAtcgtggaggaggagaaggagcaggaagcCGCGCTGATCCGGAGCCGAGAGAAACCGCTGGCGCTCATTCAg ATTGAAGAGCGGGCAATCCAAGACCTTTTGTGCCATTATAAAGCGCACGACAACCCCGACGAGCTCATAGTGGTGGAGCGGTCGTCCAGAGGTCCCATGGCCGCCCCGACCTGGAACAAACACTAA